GGTATGAGTGAGCGGGTGGGTCTTGTTTCCTACAGTGACGACAATGGGAATAGTATGAGCGCCCAAACAAGAGGCATGATTGATAAGGAGGTGAAGGATATTCTGGAGAGGGCATACAATAATGCAAAGATGATTTTGACAACACATGATAGGGAGCTTCATGCGCTAGCAAACGCCCTTCTTGAGCATGAAACGCTCTCTGGAGTCCAGATCAAGAAATTACTGGCACAGGTAAACAATAGTGGCAATAAGCAGAAGAAGGCCACTAAGGTACCACAGAAGACGCCAGCAGCCCCACCTTCCCCTCAGTCGccggctgcagcagcagctgcagcagcggcggcggcagcacaaGAAGCGGTGGCAAAAGCCAAAGGAGTTGCCGGTACAGCGGCTTCAGCACAAGAAGCAGCGCCGGAGGGGGTTGCGGGTATTGGATCATAGTGACACTGGGATGAGCATGGCTGGCATTTTGTAGACTGACCAAATCAGCAGGTTGTCTGGCATAATGTGATGGGCGATTAGGGTGAAGGAGGCAATGCTATAAGGAGTTGCATTATAGTCCCAAACAGTATGTGATGGTGTTGGTGGTGGGAGGCAGGTAACCTGAAGAAAAGTTGCCGATATTATGTGTAGCAGGCCAGGGACCTGGTTGTAGATAACTTGCGTGTTGGCATGCGGGACCATCTTGTCGAGCGATTAGTATCATTCTGCCGCGCAGTGGATTCTTTGCAATGCCACCTCATTATTGCATTGTTCTTTAATACTTTGTAGCTGCGGTGACATCGATAATCATGTCCTGATGCTTGGATCAGGTTATGCAGCACTAGTTGAATTGGAAATTGGAACGGCAGTGGCGTTTGACCATGGAGTTTTCTGTTTGTATTGTGATTGGAGAGCGTGGGGTGCTGTTTCGTTTGTGCGTTTCTAACGTTAATTCTTGAGTAGGTCGTAATTGGAAAGCACGAGGTTCAAATAGAGGTGGCAAGGCGTCTAAAAATTTAACTTATAAAATATAGGGATTAGTTTCAAAAAGATCAAACTCATATTTGTTACATATATATGATTGATCTAAGGTTGATTAATGGTGGAATTGACTTGTGAGAGGAGCATTGGGATCATGATCTGATATCATCCTAGGTGCAAAACCCTTCCGAAATGGCCTATAATGCATCCGATGCGATCCGATCATGTGATTTTCTCCCAATTCTTCCCCTAATTCAGAGCTCAGGAGCTTGTGATTTACTCAATTTGCTATCTTTCGAGAGTTGATGGGGAACGGACGTCGAGTTTACCTTTTTTTTATATGGCACGTCGAGTTTACTGGTTCGCATCACATCTGCTTCTCCGAGCTAAACGGAACCGttttctctctcaaaaaaaaaatctacggAACCAGGCCCATTGGGAGCCCAAATCTATATTGGATAGCCCATTTTCACCCACCCGATCGTCCAGGAAGGAAAAATCCAGCGCAAAAGCCTATATAATAACACCCAGGCGGCCTGGCCACGACCTACCCAGGAGCCAGAGCCACAGGCAGCCCGAGCCCCCCCGACTCAGCGACTCGACCACACCACAGTACCACACCAAGCCGAGAAGTCAGGCCACGAGCCCCCCGACCCGGGGCTCCGGctgggcgcgcgcgtgcgcggcggatTGGGCTCCGCTCGCCACCCCCGACCCCACGCGCCCCTCCCCCGCGAGGgctcgccccctcctcctcctccacccctcaCCGCGATCCCCTTCTCCGCCGCTCgtcgcccggcgccgccgcacccgcgccTCCACTGGGCACCTCTCTCCTTCGCCCCCTTCAGGTCCGTCTCTCACCCCCCTGCCTCACTGCGGTTGCATGCGGCGCTGATTTGATTACTAGATTTGGAATCCAACTTGCACCACGGCGGTTTCGTTATCCCGGCGAGCGCCTCATGGGCAAATTAGTTTCGAGGCTTCGCAGCTCCGCCTAGTACTGCCCCGTGCATGTCGCTTCAGCCTGCCATCTTTTTGTGTTTGGGATTTTTTTTGGAGGGAGGGATTTATTCATTTCGTTATCGCCATGTCACGTATTCTGTTATTTCAGTGAGCTTAATGATGTTGTTTCTTTCCCTATCTGTGCCTTCTTCGTTCGCAGAGCTGGTGTAATTTACCTACCAACTGCTAACTAAAGGTGGTGAAGTATACCTTCCCTAAGTATACTCCCTCGGATGACACGTCTGCCAGTCTGCATCATTTATGGCCCAGAATTCGTCCCGTCTTCACCGCCTCCTCACATTACTGGACAGTATCCTTTCATCTGTTTACCCTCCACTCTTCAGAGATTCTATTTCATATGCGATTTTGATATAGCTTTTTGCAAGTGCATTTAAAATATGCTTAGAGTTTACAAATGAGTAGATGTTGTTTATAACTCCTAGATTGTACTACTTCTCGAAAAATAGAACTAATCTGGCACCTTTGCTCAGTGCAATATGCAACTAACCATGCTAAAATATACCAACTCGATATCTATGGTAAGTAGCTGAAAATAATTGCCTAGAGGAGTCATTCAGGTTTCTCTGTTGGCTTATCTGTCCATGCGAAATTTCTTTAACATCAACCAGCAGGTTCGACACAAACGACAAGGTTTGCGGCTGCACGCCAAATTGGAGAAATTGCCAAGTCCCATCCCCAGGAGCTAAATGCATTGCTTAAAAAGGTACAGAGGTGGCATGGCTGTTGCCATTTTTTCAGCTCTAAAAACCTGGAACCAGGTGTTTGCTTAATGTTTTGTGCTGTATAAGATGCAATGTATATTTTTGCTGCTTAGTCTCACACCTGTATGATAGCACACAAATGTGCCATGCTGCTCCCTTGTTATGCACCTCTGCTACATTTGCAATTGTGTACAAGTTGACAGATAAATAGCAAAAATAACAGTATGATTTGTGTATTTTCTGTTTGAAATGTTGATGTCTATTGTTTGAAAAGTAATAAATTCCATTTATGTCACTGGtatctttcttttttccattCATGTTTATTACAAaaaacaaaatgatcccaaatggatGAACGTACATGAGGGACTACACAAATCACCTGCACTAGATAGGAATAGGAAAAATTCCTCACATGCCATTGGTTAAACCCTAAATCCCTTATATAGTTATATCCCACAACCAGTGACTGTTGGGGGACCCATATGTCATAGACACAATGATGGCATATGAGGGATTACGAGTTTTCTCGGTGGCATATAAGAAAATTGACTAAAGAACATGACCCTCCCTCAGCCACCTCTCGAAATCATGAACAGTGCTTGACAAAGATGGAGAAGATGCTTGGGCTGGTGGAGGTCCCCATGCAGCCGCTCGGTGGTGGCTAGCGTGGCGACCTAGAGCTCATGCTCTGATGCTATTTGACTTGAAGTGAAATGAAGTTTCCAAATTGAATATATCTAAGAAGGACTGAATGTTCATGATGTACTTTTGCACAATGCACTTTGCACTGTATCACAATACAGTACGCATAAATGCATTATAAACATTGTTGATACGTGATGTCATCTCATGTATTTTAGGTATATCTATAACATAAACACTCTGTCAAGTGAAAACTTCTGTTGATATTCTGCCATGAATCAATGATTATTCTTTGTATGGCTTCCACACATATTATTTGGCTGAAATTCTTGTTGTTGTGTGCCTATTGTAGGTTTCTCAGTACACTCGTAGTAAAAATTGGGATACAAGGGTTGCAGCAGCTCATGCGATTGGTGCGATAGCAGAGAATGTCAAACACACATCATTAAAGGACCTATGTGCTTTTGTGGAAGCAGAAAAACATGCTTTTGGGTTGTCTTATGGGAGTGATGATGCTGGTCCATTGCCACGCGCTGATACTGCAGCAACATCGGATCTTGCTTTTGGAAGGTTTTGCTGGATTAAAATGTTCAGTAGACtttccctccttttcttttccttttccgtCCTCACTAATGCTGTTCTATTTCTGTTCATACTCACAGCTTTGACATAAACAAGGTATTGGAATTTGGATCTCCTTTATTGGCATCAGGTGGACAGGTGTGTTCTTAGTACCAATATTTTTTAGCCTCAAGATTTAATGAGTAGATTAAAGATTTAATGTAGTTTCTTGTTTCTTTAGGGTCCCatctttttttaatatttaattCAAAATTTCCTTTTACGGCAGGGTATACACCCTCAATACATTCTTACCTAATGTATCAACACTTTTGATTATGTTATTCTCATAATATTGTAAATGGACAACAGACTTTAAATGCTGAAATAGATTTGTCTCTTTCCCAGCACTCTCATTGGGTTACACAATTATTTACTGGTATTTTtaactgaaaaaaaaatgagtGGGCAATGGATAAATGTGGCAACATGATCTGCAGCTCATCATGATAAGAAAAATATCTAATATTCAACTGAAGCTACACACAAGAGAAGTTCAAATTTCTGCACTTGGTTTGTATCAACATGCATTTTACTAAGGTTCCTTGTAAGGATAAAACTAACTGTTCCATTTCAaatcttttctttctttgtcaATGTAATATGTGAAACTGCTAACATATTTGCTTGTATCTGACTGCTAGGAATATGACATTGCAAATGACAATGGCAAGAATCCAGCAGAGCGCCTTGCTCGCCAAAAGAAAAATCTTCGGCGCCGTTTAGGTTAGTTTTTCCTTACTTTAATGATGGAAAAGTCAACTTCAGGATTTTGACTGTGTTCCACAATATGGTTTTTCAGAATCAATCCGTTGCTTAAAAGACTGATTAGCTTTTTTGCTGATCTGAATTTCACATTTACCCGTATTGCAGTAATTCCTCTGTTACAACATGTCTATCCCATTGCCCGTGTTTAAGAGAAGGTCGGCATAGCTATAATGCCTTTGGTAGGGGTTGAGGTGGCAAAACATATTTAACTCTAGCTAGATTTTGTTGGGTCTACATTTTTTAAAAGAGGATTTAGAGGAGAAGGAGCTCCTATGCTATAAAATGCAGGGAGTACACTGCAATAGTGCAATCACATTTGAATATACATATTAGGGATCGCTATAGATCTAGCAGCTGAAGTTTAAGAGCATCTTCAGCACTGCTTACATCTGTTGGATTTCTTCGGAGATTCGAAGGCATGTTTTGGGTTTAAAAAGATTGAAATGCTGCTTAAATATAGGTAGTAGTAGATGGGTAGTTTCCTAGTGCCACTTTAAATCTTGGAGTAGTACTACTATTGTAAATATGAAGTACCACCTATTAGATTGGTGACATGCTGCTTCCATCTTGTCTTGACGATGTATATGAGGGAAAATGTCTTTGCATATACATTAGTTTTCTGGAATGCTTACacaacatttttttattttgtttttgttctaGTGCAGGACTGGATGTATGTGAGCAGTTTATGGATGTTAATGATGTTATCAAAGACGAGGATCTTCTTGCCCAAAAAAAATATTGGGGTTCACATGTACAGAACAATGGATTTAATTCATTCAATACTAGTCGTAATATCCAGCAATTGGTTTCCACCATGGTTCCTAGGCATCACAAGCAGCCTAACTTTCGCTCTAGGCGATTAAGTGCCAGGGAGCTCAATATGCTGAAGCGTAAAGCAAAGAGTAACGCGAAAGATCATACAAAGACTGTATCTGAGGGGGATGAGATTACACTAAAAGGTCCTGCACCATCTAATGGAGCTACTTCTGACCAAAGCTGTGCTCATAATGTACGAATTATCGGCCGTGCCATTTTGTCTCTAAGATCTTGGGATTTCCTGAAGTGTTTGTTTGAATAGGAGTTATGTTcctgatatatcatatttaatgTAAAAATAGAATCCAGACTAATCAGAGTGCAGCTAGCATGGCCTGTGCAAGGGATTTCCTGGGCTCAGTGCAGCTATTTTCTGTTCAACTCTTATTGCTCTTAATTTCTCTATGCAATTGCTAGCATGGCCTGTATGTCTACTCATGTGGCAGTGTGCTGGTGCATGGGTGGGTCAGTGTGCTGCCACTTGCGCTAGTATGTTGTGGTTGTTGTTTTGTCTGGGAATTCATATTAGTTCGTCCGGGGCATTCGTGGATGGGTTATTTAGTCATTTCCATTACCATGTTTCAGGATGCATTGGATATAACTACAGATGAAGACAATCTGGAGTACAGTGAAAATGGGAGATGGCCTTTTCAACAATTTGTGGATCAGCTTATTCATGATATGTTTGACCCTAGTAAGCTCATCTGATCCCTGAATATGTCTCATAATGTCTTACTTTGTCTCTTTCTCGACTGGAGTCTTACATTATTTTTAACTTTGCATTGAATTTAGTTTGGGAAGTTCGCCATGGCACCATTATGGCTTTAAGGGAAATTTTGACACATCAAGGTGCTTGTGCTGGAGTATATTTTCCTGATCTGAGCTTTCCTTCTGCTATTTTGGATGGTAAAACCAACTTTGAGTCCCTTAAAAGGTCGCATGGTATTGATCTAAACGATGATGTTCATGTGGACCACCTCGAGCCAGCCATAAAGAGGCATAAGAAAGAACAAAATCCTTCTGAATCTATGTATATGGACTATGATAAGGAGATGGTTAACAGCGGTCATTCAAAAACAGAGGCAGATCTGAGCTACGTGCCTACTGTATCAACTTGTGAATTAAGTTCTGCTCATGTAAAAGTCAAGCCTGATTTCTGTGTTGATGATTCAACCGACCCTGCTAAAGGGGATTCATCATGTAAACCAGTACATGAAAAACTCAACTCCACATCAAATCCAATTTCTCATATGCATGCTccagaaaattcaaaattcatgaAAATGATGAAATTAGCCAAATATTCTTATATGAAGAATTGGGAATTTCTTCAGGATTGTGCAATTCGCTTCCTTTGTGTACTTTCACTGGATCGGTATGCTCCTCTGGATGTCCAGATATATGGTTCAACAAGCTTTGTTATCTTGAGCCTTATTTCTTACTATATCTTGTTCTGTTTTCAGCTTTGGTGATTATGTATCAGATCAAGTGGTTGCCCCAGTTCGTGAAACCTGTGCTCAAGCTCTTGGTGCTGTGCTGAAGTACATGCACCCTTCTTTAGTATGTCATACTCTGAATATcttgctgcaaatgcaggtgtgTTGTAGCAGTCACTTGTCTCATCCTCACAAATTTCAAAACAGTTCATTCTATTCACCGTCACCATCTCTCTCTGTTTCTGTTCTTTGTTCTTTCAGCGCAGACAAGAGTGGGAAGTACGTCATGGGAGCCTCCTTGGCATTAAATACTTGGTTGCTGTTCGGCAGGTAATGGCTAATCAAGATTCAGTGAACTGATAATGTAACAGTGTAATTGCTAATCAAGATTCTGTCCTTGTTGCCATAGTATAACTTAATGAACTGTTAACCGATACATAGTATCAGAATGGCTGCCTTGTTGCCATTTTTGCCGACTAAATTTTTCAGGAgacattttttttccattttgctGATGTAACGGTATTATTTCTTGCCTGACCAGGAAATGCTTAAAGATTTGCTTGACTATGTCATTCATGCTTGTAAAGCTGGTCTGGAGGATCCTGATGATGATGTCCGAGCAGTGGCTGCTGAAGCCCTGATCCCAGCTGCTGACTCATTAGTTAGACTGAATGATCAAATGCTGCATTCAATTGTGATGTTGCTTTGGGATATATTGCTTGACCTTGATGATCTAAGCCCATCTACGAGCAGGTATACTTAAATCCTGTTTCCTTCATCTGGCAAATATATATGATTGAATAATATGGGCAGATCTGATCACTTAGTCCATTTTTTTccagctgtttttttttcttttgtcttcTGAAACTGGCCACCTTTAGTTTTGTTGCATCTTTGAGTTTTTTTTACTTTCTTATTGCAATTTCTTCCTTTTAAGTGGATTCATTTATGTCGCTGAAAAAGCTTTAGTTATCTGAtgtcctagttttttttttcattttcagtGTAATGAACTTGTTAGCAGAAATATATTCGCAGCCAGAGATGGTCCCAAAGATGCTCGGCACAGCAATTTCAGGGGAAAGGGGAGAATTTGATCTAAACATATTAACTCAGACTGCTGAGCAAGAAGAGAGATTGGCATCTAGTGAGAACCCTTACGGTCTAGCCGCACTGACACCTCGGCTGTGGCCGTTTATGAGACATAGTATTACTTCAGTTCGGCGTTCTGCCATACGCACACtggtatgattttttttagattcattTTGATCCGATTGTGCAGCTGCTGTGACATGCATCTGCCAAACTTATAATTAACCAAACCATCAGCAAGCAATACAAATTTGCAGTTTTGTTATTGTCATCAGTATTCATGTGCTCATACAGGTTTTTCTGTATCTCTTATTGGCTTTCCTAGGTAACTGTGAAGTTTCGTTTTTTTTCTTGTAGGAGAAGCTTCTTGAAGTTGGGAACAGTAGGAGTTTATCTGGAACTGTCCCGTCTAAATTCCGGCCAACATCAATATTAGGAGATGCACTGCAGGTTGTCTTCCAGAACCTACTTTTGGAGTCAAATGATGAGATTCTTCAGTCCTCTGAAAGAGCTTGGAAACTTCTACTTCAGGTTATTTTGATGTTCTGGACATCGCTTACTTACTAATCCACATCAGCTTAACAATCTGGTCTAATATACAGTGACATTGATGAAAAAAACTGTCTCAATCATTGTAGTGCCCTGAGAAGGACCTTGAATCTGCTGCGAAGCTATATTTTAGTAATTGGGTACAACTTGCTACCACTCCATTTGGCTCAGCATTGGATTCAACAAAAATGTTTTTGCCAGTTGCCCTTCCCCGAGGAAGTCGTTCAAGAGCTGCTGCAAAGATCAGATCTGCTAAGCTAGAGCATGAGTGCACAAGAACGATCTCATTTGGTTCTACAGGGGAAAGTACTTCTCATGAAAAACATTTTGATATTCCCTCAAGTATTTCTAAGATAATTGTTGGTGCTGATTCTGACAAATCTGTTACTCATACACGAGTTCTTACATCAATGGCACTTGGGCTTTTTGCATCTAAGTTGCCCGTAGGCTCATGGCAATTTGTTCTAAGTCCACTAGCAAATGATCTCATGTCTCTCTCAGGAGTTCAGAGACAGGTATGAGATGGCTCAATCATGTAAAGTATGTTGCTGTGTTCAGTTACTtgttaaactcatgtttttgttgcttCAGGTGTCTTCAATGGTTATTGTTTCTTGGTTTAAGGATCTGAGAAGTAGAGATCCTGTATCAGTGGGTACATTACTAGCTTTCCTATCTTCTGTGAAAGAGTGGCTACTGGACTTGTTGACCTGCTCTGATCCAGCATTACCTACAAAAGATTCTGTGCTTCCATATTCTGAACTTTCAAGGACATACATGAAGATGTGCAATGAAGCCAATAATTTGCTCCACTCAATTGATTCTTGTCCTGTTTTCAAAGATTATATTAGTGGCTTAAACCTTAATGTTGATGTGCTGGGTGTTGATGATGCTATCAACTTTGCATCAAAGCTTTTGTTACCATCTGAATCCGATCTTCCTTCAGAAAGTGAAAGAATTGTCCTGAATAACATAGAATCAGCAAAACAAGGTCTATTGTCTACATCAGGCTACTTGAAATGTGTTCAGGTATGTGGTATGTTCAAATTATTGTGTTCTCACATTTATATTACTTGAAAACTGCTTGATATTTCTGATTTCCTAATTGTTTGTTATTAATATATTTACATAAGCTTTGTTTGATGCAGAACAATTTGCATGTGACAGTTTGTTCTTTAGTGGCATCTGCTGTAGTCTGGATGTCAGGTTTGCCTAGCAAGTTGAACCCAGTCATTTTACCTTTAATGGCTGCCATAAAAAGAGAACAGGTAAATGACTTAGCTTTTTTTGTGATTATTTTGTATTTTCTGCATTAACCGTTATGCTCAGATGATTCTGTGTCATCCAGGAAGAAGTACTTCAGGATAAAGCTGCTGATGCACTTGCCGAGCTCATTTGTAGCTGTGTTGGCCGCAAGCCTGGCCCTAATGACAAGCTAACCAAGAATCTCTGCACATTGACATGCACTGATGCTACTGAGACACCTCAAGCTGCAATAATTAACTCAATGCAGGTTGTTGAGGACCAGAATTTACTGTCAATTGGAAAGCGTTTTAGCAGTCATAGGTCCAGGGGTCATACGGCTTCTGGTAGTGAAGAAAGGTCAAAAATGGAGGGCTTTATTAGTCGACGTGGATCCGAGTTAGCTTTCAAGCATCTCTGTGAGAAATTTGGACAGTCATTGTTTGAAAAACTTCCCAAATTATGGGATTGCCTTACTGAGTTTCTTAAACCTGTAAAAATCGAAGATGGTCCAAAAGATGATACAAATATTGCACAGCTGGGCAGATCGTATGAGGATAACGATCCACAGTCGCTCATAAATAATATCCAGGTTCGTTATTTGGGTCAAGTGTTTTGGGTGCTTTGTATAAAACTACTGTATATTGTCTAGGCTTATATCACCTGTTGGTATCAAACCGGTATGCGacatcgatttgaattctttactgTTAGCATGCTTAGTTCTGCTCACAATTTGATTTCTTTCCTGGTTTTGCAGGTTGTTCGTTCAATTACGCCTCACTTGGCTGAGCCCTTAAGGCCTCAACTGCTAAGTCTCCTTCCCTgtattcttgggtgtgttcgtcATCTTCATGTGGCTGTTAGACTTGCTGCTGCAAGGTGCATCACATCCATGGCAAAGTCATTGGCTGATGATGTGATGGTTCTGGTGATAGAGAATGTCATTCCAATGTTGTCTGATTTATCTTCTGTTTGTGCAAGACAAGGGGCTGGGATGCTTTTGAGCCTTCTTGTTCAGGGTTTGGCTGTGGAGTTGGTTCCTTATGCTCCGTTCCTTGTTGTTCCACTTCTGAAGTGTATGAGCGACCCAGATGGTTCTGTTAGGCAGACTGTGACTCACAGTTTTGCTGCTCTTGTTCCTTTGCTGCCATTATCAAAGGGTGCTTCATTACCAGGTGGACTAAGTGAACGCTTATCTAGCAGTGCTGAAGATGTGCAGTTTCTGGAACAGCTCCTTGACAACTCCCAAATTGATGATTTCAAGCTCAACATTGATCTTAGTGTTGAATTGCGAAGGTCCATATCTAGCATAGAAGTTCTTTTCATCGTAACATGGATTCATGATACCTTTTTTATCTTAAATTAAATATACACTAGTATGTTAATATCATAATTTGTGTAAAGAGAAAGATTTTATGATGATTGAACATTTTAGTTTACTTTCATCTTTGAATTATACTTGATGCATATGTGCAATCCCACAATCTTCTTATTGATGCTTATTAAATATTTTTTGCTGGTTGTTACAGGTATCAGCGAGAAGGGATCAACTGGCTCGCATTCCTTAGACGATTTAAGTTACATGGAATTTTGTGTGATGATATGGGGCTCGGTAAGACACTCCAAGCATCTGCTATCGTAGCAAGTGACATTGCCGAATCACGTGCACGGAATGATGAGAAAGATCCAACATCTTTGATAATATGCCCTTCTACATTAGTGGCCCACTGGGAATATGAAATAGAGAAGTACATAGACAGCTCTATCATGAAACCTCTTCAGTATGTTGGTTCTTCACAGGACAGAGTCACACTCCGTA
The nucleotide sequence above comes from Panicum virgatum strain AP13 chromosome 3K, P.virgatum_v5, whole genome shotgun sequence. Encoded proteins:
- the LOC120700438 gene encoding TATA-binding protein-associated factor BTAF1-like isoform X2, translated to MDVNDVIKDEDLLAQKKYWGSHVQNNGFNSFNTSRNIQQLVSTMVPRHHKQPNFRSRRLSARELNMLKRKAKSNAKDHTKTVSEGDEITLKGPAPSNGATSDQSCAHNDALDITTDEDNLEYSENGRWPFQQFVDQLIHDMFDPIWEVRHGTIMALREILTHQGACAGVYFPDLSFPSAILDGKTNFESLKRSHGIDLNDDVHVDHLEPAIKRHKKEQNPSESMYMDYDKEMVNSGHSKTEADLSYVPTVSTCELSSAHVKVKPDFCVDDSTDPAKGDSSCKPVHEKLNSTSNPISHMHAPENSKFMKMMKLAKYSYMKNWEFLQDCAIRFLCVLSLDRFGDYVSDQVVAPVRETCAQALGAVLKYMHPSLVCHTLNILLQMQRRQEWEVRHGSLLGIKYLVAVRQEMLKDLLDYVIHACKAGLEDPDDDVRAVAAEALIPAADSLVRLNDQMLHSIVMLLWDILLDLDDLSPSTSSVMNLLAEIYSQPEMVPKMLGTAISGERGEFDLNILTQTAEQEERLASSENPYGLAALTPRLWPFMRHSITSVRRSAIRTLEKLLEVGNSRSLSGTVPSKFRPTSILGDALQVVFQNLLLESNDEILQSSERAWKLLLQCPEKDLESAAKLYFSNWVQLATTPFGSALDSTKMFLPVALPRGSRSRAAAKIRSAKLEHECTRTISFGSTGESTSHEKHFDIPSSISKIIVGADSDKSVTHTRVLTSMALGLFASKLPVGSWQFVLSPLANDLMSLSGVQRQVSSMVIVSWFKDLRSRDPVSVGTLLAFLSSVKEWLLDLLTCSDPALPTKDSVLPYSELSRTYMKMCNEANNLLHSIDSCPVFKDYISGLNLNVDVLGVDDAINFASKLLLPSESDLPSESERIVLNNIESAKQGLLSTSGYLKCVQNNLHVTVCSLVASAVVWMSGLPSKLNPVILPLMAAIKREQEEVLQDKAADALAELICSCVGRKPGPNDKLTKNLCTLTCTDATETPQAAIINSMQVVEDQNLLSIGKRFSSHRSRGHTASGSEERSKMEGFISRRGSELAFKHLCEKFGQSLFEKLPKLWDCLTEFLKPVKIEDGPKDDTNIAQLGRSYEDNDPQSLINNIQVVRSITPHLAEPLRPQLLSLLPCILGCVRHLHVAVRLAAARCITSMAKSLADDVMVLVIENVIPMLSDLSSVCARQGAGMLLSLLVQGLAVELVPYAPFLVVPLLKCMSDPDGSVRQTVTHSFAALVPLLPLSKGASLPGGLSERLSSSAEDVQFLEQLLDNSQIDDFKLNIDLSVELRRYQREGINWLAFLRRFKLHGILCDDMGLGKTLQASAIVASDIAESRARNDEKDPTSLIICPSTLVAHWEYEIEKYIDSSIMKPLQYVGSSQDRVTLRSQFDRFNIIITSYDIIRKDIDFLGNIPWNYCVLDEGHIIKNSRSKITSAVKQLKAQHRLILSGTPIQNNVLELWSLFDFLMPGFLGTEKQFQATYGKPLLAAKDSKCSAKDAEAGILAMEALHKQVMPFLLRRTKDEVLSDLPEKIIQDRYCDLSLLQLKLYDKFSSSNAKEEISTIVKANESEESAPQPKATRHVFQALQYLLKLCSHPLLVTGENPPDHLVDLLKEIGVGSGGELHELHHSPKLVALQEILQECGIGSEISSPDASTAIGQHRVLIFAQHKAFLDIIEKDLFQSHMRSVTYLRLDGSVEAEKRFEIVKAFNSDPTIDVLLLTTHVGGLGLNLTSADTLVFMEHDWNPMKDLQAMDRAHRLGQRKVVNVHRLIMRGTLEEKVMSLQRFKVSVANAVINAENSSLKTMNTDQLLDLFTSTPASRKASVLPWGLSNDQSKDSKKSGGKGLKSILNGLDELWDQSQYADEYDLNQFLAKLNG
- the LOC120700438 gene encoding TATA-binding protein-associated factor BTAF1-like isoform X1, translating into MAQNSSRLHRLLTLLDTGSTQTTRFAAARQIGEIAKSHPQELNALLKKVSQYTRSKNWDTRVAAAHAIGAIAENVKHTSLKDLCAFVEAEKHAFGLSYGSDDAGPLPRADTAATSDLAFGSFDINKVLEFGSPLLASGGQEYDIANDNGKNPAERLARQKKNLRRRLGLDVCEQFMDVNDVIKDEDLLAQKKYWGSHVQNNGFNSFNTSRNIQQLVSTMVPRHHKQPNFRSRRLSARELNMLKRKAKSNAKDHTKTVSEGDEITLKGPAPSNGATSDQSCAHNDALDITTDEDNLEYSENGRWPFQQFVDQLIHDMFDPIWEVRHGTIMALREILTHQGACAGVYFPDLSFPSAILDGKTNFESLKRSHGIDLNDDVHVDHLEPAIKRHKKEQNPSESMYMDYDKEMVNSGHSKTEADLSYVPTVSTCELSSAHVKVKPDFCVDDSTDPAKGDSSCKPVHEKLNSTSNPISHMHAPENSKFMKMMKLAKYSYMKNWEFLQDCAIRFLCVLSLDRFGDYVSDQVVAPVRETCAQALGAVLKYMHPSLVCHTLNILLQMQRRQEWEVRHGSLLGIKYLVAVRQEMLKDLLDYVIHACKAGLEDPDDDVRAVAAEALIPAADSLVRLNDQMLHSIVMLLWDILLDLDDLSPSTSSVMNLLAEIYSQPEMVPKMLGTAISGERGEFDLNILTQTAEQEERLASSENPYGLAALTPRLWPFMRHSITSVRRSAIRTLEKLLEVGNSRSLSGTVPSKFRPTSILGDALQVVFQNLLLESNDEILQSSERAWKLLLQCPEKDLESAAKLYFSNWVQLATTPFGSALDSTKMFLPVALPRGSRSRAAAKIRSAKLEHECTRTISFGSTGESTSHEKHFDIPSSISKIIVGADSDKSVTHTRVLTSMALGLFASKLPVGSWQFVLSPLANDLMSLSGVQRQVSSMVIVSWFKDLRSRDPVSVGTLLAFLSSVKEWLLDLLTCSDPALPTKDSVLPYSELSRTYMKMCNEANNLLHSIDSCPVFKDYISGLNLNVDVLGVDDAINFASKLLLPSESDLPSESERIVLNNIESAKQGLLSTSGYLKCVQNNLHVTVCSLVASAVVWMSGLPSKLNPVILPLMAAIKREQEEVLQDKAADALAELICSCVGRKPGPNDKLTKNLCTLTCTDATETPQAAIINSMQVVEDQNLLSIGKRFSSHRSRGHTASGSEERSKMEGFISRRGSELAFKHLCEKFGQSLFEKLPKLWDCLTEFLKPVKIEDGPKDDTNIAQLGRSYEDNDPQSLINNIQVVRSITPHLAEPLRPQLLSLLPCILGCVRHLHVAVRLAAARCITSMAKSLADDVMVLVIENVIPMLSDLSSVCARQGAGMLLSLLVQGLAVELVPYAPFLVVPLLKCMSDPDGSVRQTVTHSFAALVPLLPLSKGASLPGGLSERLSSSAEDVQFLEQLLDNSQIDDFKLNIDLSVELRRYQREGINWLAFLRRFKLHGILCDDMGLGKTLQASAIVASDIAESRARNDEKDPTSLIICPSTLVAHWEYEIEKYIDSSIMKPLQYVGSSQDRVTLRSQFDRFNIIITSYDIIRKDIDFLGNIPWNYCVLDEGHIIKNSRSKITSAVKQLKAQHRLILSGTPIQNNVLELWSLFDFLMPGFLGTEKQFQATYGKPLLAAKDSKCSAKDAEAGILAMEALHKQVMPFLLRRTKDEVLSDLPEKIIQDRYCDLSLLQLKLYDKFSSSNAKEEISTIVKANESEESAPQPKATRHVFQALQYLLKLCSHPLLVTGENPPDHLVDLLKEIGVGSGGELHELHHSPKLVALQEILQECGIGSEISSPDASTAIGQHRVLIFAQHKAFLDIIEKDLFQSHMRSVTYLRLDGSVEAEKRFEIVKAFNSDPTIDVLLLTTHVGGLGLNLTSADTLVFMEHDWNPMKDLQAMDRAHRLGQRKVVNVHRLIMRGTLEEKVMSLQRFKVSVANAVINAENSSLKTMNTDQLLDLFTSTPASRKASVLPWGLSNDQSKDSKKSGGKGLKSILNGLDELWDQSQYADEYDLNQFLAKLNG